The following proteins are encoded in a genomic region of Sorangiineae bacterium MSr12523:
- a CDS encoding DUF2809 domain-containing protein, producing the protein MPTSRASLPAAIAVAFLVLFAGLAIRKWTGGAFAKYAGVALYASLIYTLVIAIAPRLSPWRAAAIALGFCWAIEFGQLSSIPASLARRSMLARLVLGTTFNVPDLFWYAVGIAPMAVADGGLRARALHRRN; encoded by the coding sequence ATGCCGACCTCTCGAGCCTCTCTCCCCGCCGCCATCGCGGTGGCCTTCCTTGTGCTGTTCGCCGGGCTCGCGATCCGAAAATGGACGGGAGGAGCGTTCGCCAAGTATGCCGGCGTCGCCCTCTACGCTTCCCTGATTTACACGCTGGTGATCGCCATCGCGCCACGTCTCTCCCCCTGGCGAGCGGCGGCCATCGCGCTCGGCTTCTGTTGGGCGATCGAATTCGGGCAGCTCTCGTCCATCCCAGCTTCACTCGCGCGCCGGAGCATGCTGGCTCGCCTCGTCCTGGGCACCACGTTCAACGTTCCCGACTTGTTCTGGTACGCCGTCGGCATCGCGCCGATGGCCGTCGCGGACGGCGGGCTTCGTGCGCGCGCCCTGCATAGGCGAAATTGA
- a CDS encoding chitinase, producing the protein MRRLLSWLFALGLVVTGVAPASAAETCAVKSRPTGKVLQGYWENWDGAANGVHPPFGWVPINDSRIRDHGYNVINAAFPVILSDGTALWEDGMDAGVKVSPPADMCAAKDAGATILMSIGGAAAGIDLNSTAVADRFVATIVPILKKYNFDGIDIDIETGLIGSGNINQLSTSQKNLIRIIDGVLAQMPSNFGLTMAPETAYVTGGSVTYGSIWGAYLPIIKKYADNGRLWWLNMQYYNGSMYGCHGDSYEAGTVQGFTAQTNCLASGLVVQGVTIRVPVDKQVPGLPAQPGAGGGYMSTSLVSQAYRSVSGLKGLMTWSINWDGSKNWTFGNNVKSLQGR; encoded by the coding sequence ATGCGCCGCTTGCTTTCCTGGTTGTTTGCGCTTGGTCTGGTGGTGACGGGGGTCGCTCCCGCATCGGCCGCTGAGACGTGTGCCGTCAAGTCTCGGCCGACGGGCAAGGTTCTCCAGGGGTATTGGGAAAACTGGGATGGGGCGGCCAATGGTGTGCATCCGCCGTTCGGCTGGGTGCCCATCAACGACAGCCGGATTCGCGACCACGGCTACAATGTGATCAACGCTGCTTTCCCGGTGATCCTCTCGGATGGCACGGCCCTCTGGGAGGACGGGATGGATGCTGGAGTCAAGGTGTCTCCGCCGGCCGATATGTGCGCGGCCAAGGACGCCGGCGCCACCATTCTAATGTCCATTGGTGGCGCAGCCGCCGGGATCGACCTCAACTCGACGGCGGTGGCCGACAGGTTCGTGGCCACGATTGTGCCGATCCTCAAGAAGTACAACTTCGATGGCATCGACATCGACATCGAGACGGGCCTGATTGGCTCCGGGAATATCAACCAGCTGTCCACTTCGCAGAAGAACCTAATCCGGATCATCGACGGTGTGCTCGCCCAAATGCCATCGAACTTCGGGCTGACGATGGCGCCCGAAACGGCGTATGTGACCGGCGGGAGCGTCACTTACGGCTCGATTTGGGGAGCCTATCTGCCGATCATCAAGAAGTACGCCGACAACGGCCGGCTCTGGTGGCTGAACATGCAGTACTACAACGGAAGCATGTACGGTTGCCACGGTGACTCCTACGAGGCCGGCACGGTCCAGGGCTTCACCGCGCAGACGAACTGCCTGGCCTCCGGCCTGGTCGTGCAGGGCGTGACCATCCGGGTGCCGGTCGACAAGCAGGTCCCGGGTCTGCCGGCGCAGCCGGGCGCGGGCGGCGGCTACATGTCCACCAGCCTCGTGTCGCAGGCGTACAGGAGTGTCAGCGGCTTGAAGGGACTGATGACCTGGTCGATCAACTGGGACGGCTCGAAGAACTGGACTTTCGGCAACAACGTGAAGTCCCTGCAGGGCCGATGA
- a CDS encoding NADP-dependent oxidoreductase, giving the protein MTTMRAIRAHTQGGPETLVFEDAPLPVVGPRDALVRVHAAAITPTEFLWPETWAHHDGTSRLPIIPSHEVCGVVAELGADTSGLAVGDEVFGLTAFDRDGAAAEYVAVAADALARKPKRLDAAQTAALPLSALTAWQALHEHGGIRSGQHVLVLGGAGGVGSFGVQLAVAAGARVSATCSAQDRDFVRHLGATTVLDYASEAVEQHLSDVDLVLDTVGPKVARGAMASMRSGGAFVSVAVSEPDRDAARPDVRVEWFIVKQDRMGLTSLAELADRGALSSNVAGVYPLADARVAYERGLRGGNRGKIVLRVQ; this is encoded by the coding sequence ATGACCACGATGCGAGCCATTCGAGCCCATACGCAAGGTGGGCCGGAGACATTGGTATTCGAGGACGCCCCCCTACCCGTGGTCGGGCCGCGGGATGCACTCGTTCGCGTGCACGCGGCGGCCATCACCCCCACGGAGTTTCTCTGGCCGGAGACCTGGGCACACCACGATGGAACGAGCCGTCTGCCGATCATTCCATCCCATGAGGTGTGCGGTGTCGTGGCGGAGCTCGGCGCGGACACATCCGGATTGGCCGTCGGTGACGAGGTCTTCGGGCTCACCGCCTTCGACCGTGATGGTGCGGCCGCCGAATACGTGGCGGTGGCCGCAGATGCCTTGGCGCGCAAACCGAAGAGACTCGACGCGGCGCAGACGGCCGCCTTGCCGCTGTCCGCGCTCACTGCATGGCAAGCGCTGCACGAGCACGGCGGCATTCGCAGCGGACAGCACGTACTGGTGCTCGGCGGGGCCGGTGGGGTCGGCTCCTTCGGCGTACAGCTCGCGGTGGCGGCCGGCGCGCGGGTGAGTGCGACTTGTTCCGCGCAAGATCGGGACTTCGTTCGGCACCTGGGGGCCACCACGGTGCTGGACTATGCCTCGGAGGCGGTCGAGCAGCATCTCTCGGATGTGGATCTCGTCCTCGACACCGTTGGGCCAAAGGTTGCGCGCGGTGCGATGGCGAGCATGCGCTCTGGCGGCGCGTTCGTCTCAGTGGCGGTGTCCGAGCCGGATCGAGACGCGGCACGGCCCGACGTTCGCGTGGAATGGTTCATCGTGAAACAAGATCGCATGGGGCTTACGTCGCTCGCGGAGCTGGCCGATCGCGGCGCGCTCTCCTCCAACGTGGCAGGCGTCTACCCCCTTGCCGATGCGCGGGTGGCGTACGAGCGCGGGCTTCGCGGCGGGAACCGGGGCAAGATCGTGCTACGCGTGCAGTAG
- a CDS encoding DUF5829 family protein, translated as MVLVSLLAVLAACSRGQDARPPTKAPEPRVVLNHVVATLDAETLAAIQRNSFIREHLAAAEERTNATADGQSWTGFYLYGRDTSIEFFGPGPSTAAGDGAIGLGVDERGGLERLASRLRASGRRFHPHLVTKRDPDGRELPWFTTATFLPERPKAPFGSWVMEYRPEFMAGRVAGTQRDPNDVSRRNYLFIRYRPEMLVENLRSAHYRMPCRERDEFATDFAAYGWRVRREGDDAVATGPDFEMRLTADAERTGLVELRFALQRKVDRQEVALGSSKLTVGPGSDAVWRFAAASRTTSQTSLSEGAN; from the coding sequence ATGGTGCTCGTTTCCCTTTTGGCCGTCTTGGCGGCCTGCTCTCGCGGCCAGGATGCCCGTCCGCCAACGAAGGCGCCCGAACCGCGGGTCGTCCTGAATCACGTCGTTGCCACGCTCGACGCTGAGACGCTGGCCGCGATCCAGAGGAACTCGTTCATCCGCGAACACCTCGCCGCGGCCGAGGAAAGAACAAACGCGACGGCGGACGGGCAGTCGTGGACTGGCTTCTACCTCTACGGGCGCGACACCTCGATCGAATTCTTCGGACCAGGTCCGTCCACGGCCGCGGGTGACGGCGCCATCGGCCTGGGCGTGGATGAACGTGGTGGACTGGAAAGGCTTGCATCTCGGCTGCGCGCCAGCGGCAGGCGCTTCCACCCGCATCTCGTCACGAAGCGTGACCCTGACGGGCGAGAGCTCCCTTGGTTCACGACAGCGACGTTCCTGCCCGAACGCCCCAAGGCACCGTTCGGAAGCTGGGTCATGGAGTACCGACCGGAATTCATGGCTGGGCGCGTTGCTGGTACGCAGCGGGATCCGAACGATGTATCTCGACGAAACTATCTTTTCATTCGATATCGGCCCGAGATGCTTGTTGAGAATCTACGCTCGGCTCACTATCGGATGCCATGTCGCGAGCGAGACGAGTTTGCCACCGATTTCGCCGCCTACGGTTGGAGAGTCCGGCGCGAGGGGGACGATGCCGTGGCCACAGGACCGGACTTTGAAATGCGCCTTACCGCGGACGCCGAGCGAACCGGCCTTGTGGAATTGCGATTCGCCCTTCAACGAAAAGTCGACCGTCAGGAGGTCGCCCTAGGTAGCTCGAAACTTACCGTTGGGCCAGGCTCGGACGCGGTGTGGCGGTTTGCCGCTGCATCACGAACGACGAGCCAAACTAGTTTGTCCGAAGGGGCGAACTAG
- a CDS encoding cellulase family glycosylhydrolase gives MSPLSLRRRRFALALPALLALMVTSCSSDATDDTESSVSLLAQTIYEAENANIGQGVVESNHAGYSGSGFVNFDNVTGSYVEFTVNAAVAGNTALTFRFANGTTTNRPLDIAVNGTVVSSDVAFAGTGAWTNWQDVTITANLRAGANTVRATATTANGGPNLDKLTESTGGGGGGGTPVEQNGQLHVCGTKLCNKNGKAIQLRGMSTHGLQWHRDCVSNASLDALANDWKADILRISMYIESGGYQSNPRFYTDLVHQIIEQATARGLYALVDWHMLEHGDPNYHLSRAKTFFTEIAQRHANKPNILYEVANEPSDVSWATIKSYHEQIIPVIRQQDPDAVILLGTRAWSSLGVSEDSDETEVVNNPVNASNIMYTFHFYAASHRGEYLDALSRAADRIPMFVTEFGTQDYTGGGANDFTQSQAYINLMATKKISWTNWNYSDDPLSGAAFTEGTCPNGPYAGTSRLKPAGAWIRERTRLPDDF, from the coding sequence ATGTCTCCTCTGTCACTCCGGCGACGTCGATTCGCACTGGCGCTGCCTGCGCTTCTTGCTCTCATGGTCACGTCGTGCTCGAGCGACGCGACGGACGACACCGAGAGCTCCGTGAGCCTTTTGGCACAGACTATCTACGAAGCCGAAAATGCGAATATCGGGCAAGGTGTGGTGGAATCCAACCACGCCGGCTACAGCGGCAGTGGCTTCGTCAACTTCGACAATGTCACGGGCAGCTACGTCGAATTCACGGTCAATGCCGCCGTCGCGGGCAACACGGCCCTCACTTTCCGCTTTGCCAATGGCACCACCACCAATCGCCCGCTCGACATCGCCGTCAACGGCACCGTCGTATCGAGCGACGTTGCCTTCGCGGGTACCGGAGCGTGGACGAATTGGCAAGATGTCACCATCACCGCCAACCTCCGGGCGGGCGCCAACACCGTCCGCGCCACGGCGACGACGGCCAACGGCGGTCCCAACCTCGACAAGCTCACCGAGAGCACGGGCGGGGGTGGCGGCGGCGGCACTCCGGTGGAACAGAACGGGCAGCTCCACGTGTGCGGCACCAAGCTATGCAACAAAAATGGCAAGGCCATTCAGCTCCGAGGCATGAGCACGCACGGCCTGCAGTGGCACCGCGACTGTGTCAGCAACGCCTCCCTCGACGCTCTGGCCAACGATTGGAAGGCCGACATCCTGCGCATCTCCATGTACATCGAAAGCGGTGGGTACCAGTCCAATCCGCGCTTCTATACGGACTTGGTGCACCAGATCATCGAGCAAGCAACGGCGCGCGGTCTCTACGCGCTGGTCGACTGGCACATGCTGGAGCACGGCGATCCGAATTACCATCTGTCGCGCGCCAAGACCTTTTTCACCGAGATCGCGCAGCGTCACGCCAACAAACCGAACATCTTGTATGAGGTGGCCAACGAACCGAGCGACGTCAGCTGGGCCACCATCAAGAGCTACCACGAGCAAATCATCCCAGTGATCCGCCAGCAGGATCCTGATGCGGTGATTCTGCTCGGCACCCGTGCCTGGTCGTCGCTCGGCGTTTCCGAGGATAGCGACGAGACCGAGGTCGTGAACAACCCGGTCAACGCCTCCAACATCATGTACACCTTCCACTTCTATGCCGCGTCGCATCGCGGCGAGTACCTCGATGCGCTCTCGCGCGCGGCCGATCGCATTCCGATGTTCGTCACGGAGTTCGGCACGCAGGACTACACCGGTGGGGGCGCGAACGACTTCACCCAATCGCAGGCCTACATCAACCTGATGGCCACCAAGAAAATCAGCTGGACCAACTGGAACTATTCCGACGATCCGCTCTCGGGCGCCGCCTTCACCGAAGGCACCTGCCCGAACGGCCCCTACGCCGGTACCAGCCGCTTGAAGCCCGCCGGCGCGTGGATCCGCGAGCGCACCCGATTACCGGACGATTTCTAG
- a CDS encoding cupin domain-containing protein, whose translation MTTNFDRVIPNIPGKSLIAVEVTYAPGGTSTPHHHANSSFIYAYVVSGTIRSQVEGEPARDFHAGESWYELPGAHHLESKNMSTTEPAKLLAVFIVDTNDKELTTPDK comes from the coding sequence GTGACCACCAACTTCGACCGCGTCATCCCGAACATCCCCGGGAAGTCGCTGATTGCCGTCGAGGTCACGTACGCGCCGGGAGGCACATCCACACCGCACCATCACGCGAATTCTTCCTTCATCTACGCCTACGTCGTATCCGGTACCATTCGCAGCCAAGTCGAGGGCGAGCCGGCCCGCGACTTCCACGCCGGTGAGAGTTGGTACGAGCTACCGGGAGCGCATCATCTCGAATCGAAAAACATGAGCACCACGGAGCCCGCGAAGCTCCTCGCGGTCTTCATCGTCGATACCAACGACAAAGAGCTGACCACCCCGGACAAATAG
- a CDS encoding YfbM family protein, giving the protein MGIDADYQAIPYQPLLERALHDKDVAEMLQFFRRLGTDDLSKTPHEHDPIWLQLSLDVRQVVSQRPGLLERTLGTRAWDAVYWLLSPDRREEAERNPTGLAEIAVFGAEPFPCGAVTTQGFPLQFVRPTTAGAVADYVESMLDSARDVFDPEAMAASGVYKSPWDRDYVLKLLTEYAQLYRIAADLDECVLVALD; this is encoded by the coding sequence ATGGGCATCGACGCTGATTACCAGGCGATTCCGTACCAACCGTTGCTGGAACGGGCACTGCACGATAAGGACGTTGCCGAAATGCTGCAGTTCTTTCGGAGGCTGGGAACCGACGACCTCTCCAAAACTCCTCATGAGCACGATCCGATCTGGCTCCAGCTTTCGCTGGATGTACGTCAGGTCGTAAGCCAACGACCTGGCCTACTGGAGAGGACGCTCGGGACGCGGGCGTGGGATGCCGTCTATTGGTTGCTCTCACCAGACCGGCGGGAGGAAGCGGAACGGAATCCGACCGGACTAGCCGAGATCGCGGTGTTCGGTGCAGAGCCATTTCCTTGTGGCGCGGTTACCACACAGGGATTTCCGCTGCAATTCGTCCGACCCACCACGGCGGGAGCCGTCGCCGATTACGTGGAAAGTATGCTGGACAGCGCACGAGACGTATTCGACCCCGAGGCGATGGCTGCGAGTGGCGTGTACAAATCACCGTGGGATCGCGACTACGTCCTCAAGCTGTTGACGGAATATGCCCAACTGTACCGGATTGCTGCGGACCTGGACGAATGTGTGCTCGTCGCTCTCGACTGA
- a CDS encoding DUF4177 domain-containing protein → MKRGLIFGIVMMIGCATGVSVRDLVVPARAQNQTGPSYQYSAFYILNSSNEQVQAALDKYAAQGWRLSNSFHSGCCGVQLIFERQVQK, encoded by the coding sequence ATGAAGCGTGGATTGATTTTTGGCATTGTCATGATGATTGGCTGCGCGACGGGAGTGAGCGTTCGGGACCTGGTTGTCCCTGCGCGTGCCCAAAATCAAACAGGGCCATCGTATCAATATTCTGCATTCTACATATTGAACTCTTCGAATGAACAGGTTCAGGCTGCGCTCGACAAGTACGCGGCGCAAGGCTGGCGACTTTCGAATTCGTTTCACTCGGGTTGCTGCGGCGTCCAACTCATTTTCGAGCGACAGGTGCAGAAGTAG
- a CDS encoding helix-turn-helix domain-containing protein, producing MVQYESARLDASFAALSDATRRGVLEQLGCADASITELAEKFHMTLTGMKKHVGVLEQAGLVTTEKVGRVRTCRLGPRRLEEETAWIERYRQLWAARFDELDEIIEELKRKEKFDGRTKRE from the coding sequence ATGGTTCAGTATGAGAGTGCCCGCCTCGATGCCTCGTTTGCCGCGCTTTCGGACGCGACCCGACGCGGCGTTCTGGAGCAGCTCGGGTGTGCCGACGCTTCGATCACCGAGCTTGCCGAGAAGTTCCACATGACCCTCACGGGCATGAAGAAGCACGTCGGTGTCTTGGAGCAGGCCGGGCTCGTCACCACGGAGAAGGTCGGGCGGGTTCGAACCTGCAGACTCGGCCCGCGCCGACTGGAGGAGGAGACGGCATGGATCGAGAGGTACCGCCAGCTCTGGGCCGCGCGCTTCGACGAATTGGACGAGATTATCGAGGAACTGAAACGCAAGGAGAAGTTCGATGGACGCACGAAGAGAGAGTGA
- a CDS encoding SRPBCC family protein produces the protein MPMKNRTTVERTSERELVVTRTFNGPARMVFEAWTKPELLKRWWVPKSLGSSLLSCEADVRVGGKYRFVFSNGDSEPMAFFGRYLEVIPNSRLVWTNEEGGEGGSVTTLTLEEKDGKTLLVMRDLYPSKEALDAAGTGFADAMVEMFEQLDELLVAVDANVGQS, from the coding sequence ATGCCCATGAAAAACCGCACCACGGTGGAACGGACGTCCGAGCGTGAGCTCGTCGTCACACGAACCTTCAACGGCCCGGCGCGCATGGTGTTCGAGGCGTGGACCAAGCCCGAGCTGCTCAAGCGGTGGTGGGTACCGAAGTCGCTTGGCTCGTCCCTGCTGTCCTGCGAGGCGGATGTTCGTGTCGGGGGCAAATACCGTTTCGTCTTCAGCAACGGTGACTCAGAGCCCATGGCATTCTTCGGTAGGTACCTCGAGGTGATACCGAACTCACGCCTCGTCTGGACGAATGAAGAAGGTGGTGAGGGTGGGTCCGTCACCACGCTGACCCTCGAGGAAAAAGATGGCAAGACGCTGCTGGTCATGCGCGATCTCTATCCGTCGAAGGAAGCTCTCGATGCTGCGGGCACCGGCTTTGCGGACGCGATGGTCGAGATGTTCGAGCAACTGGACGAGCTTCTCGTCGCCGTGGACGCGAACGTGGGACAGTCCTGA
- a CDS encoding SMI1/KNR4 family protein, with the protein MFESTHGIRLPSDYRSFLSELGNGGAGPYYGVFKLGEMDDHSGFKPWTADGIVGNLAKSFPYTTSWNLSAEELERIQTSEDDEEILRVYWIAIDGAIPICHEGCALRDWLVVSGTEAGRVWHDATADLEGWSPCTFPDGRHMTFADWYLA; encoded by the coding sequence ATGTTTGAAAGCACGCACGGAATCCGCCTACCCTCGGACTACCGCTCGTTCCTGTCCGAGCTGGGTAATGGTGGCGCGGGCCCGTACTATGGCGTTTTCAAGCTCGGAGAGATGGACGACCATTCCGGCTTCAAGCCGTGGACGGCGGATGGAATCGTCGGCAATCTGGCGAAATCTTTCCCGTACACGACATCGTGGAACTTGTCAGCCGAGGAGCTGGAGCGCATTCAAACTTCGGAAGACGACGAGGAGATCCTACGGGTGTATTGGATCGCGATCGACGGTGCGATCCCGATCTGCCACGAAGGATGCGCGCTCCGCGATTGGCTCGTTGTATCCGGCACCGAAGCCGGTCGCGTATGGCACGACGCAACCGCCGACCTCGAGGGCTGGTCGCCGTGCACATTTCCGGACGGGCGGCACATGACATTTGCTGACTGGTATCTCGCGTGA